Part of the Aquimarina sp. MAR_2010_214 genome is shown below.
TTTCTTCTGAGAATCCGCTTGGGTATCTTATGTATTGTTCTTTTGTATTCATATTTTTCAAAATCTTATAGTCTATCGATCTTACATCTTAAAAAAGATTTCAAGAGCATTTTTTTTGTCTAAATCCAATGTTTTATCCTTTTTTAAACTACTGCGACTTATGGGTTGCACAGAGGGGATTCGAACCCATATCTTTGGATTATTTGATAAAGTTGCACTATTACTACGCAATTATTTTACGTAGTAAAAAAAGATTCAATATAATTTTTATTGAATCCTCTATTCGTCTGGGAACAGGATTCGAACCTGCGTCCACTCGGTCCAGAGCCGAGCGCTCTACCGCTGAGCTATCCCAGAGAATGAGAGTAGGATTCGAACCTACGTCCATTCGGAGTAAGAGCCGAACGTTCTACCGCTGAACTATCTCATTCTTTTTCTCTACTTACCAGAAAAGAACTTTTCTTTCTTAAGTATTGTAGCTAAATATGGATTAAATATTGTTACTCCATGAACTAATTCTGGTGTTGGTATAAACTCTGAAACACTATGGGTTTTTGGAGCAATCCATCCAGATTTCTCTGGATCCAAATTTGCTTTTTCACAAATCTCTATCACCATTTTTTTGTTACAATATTTCTCACCATTAAAAACCTCCCAAGGTAGGGGTAGCTTATTCCATACTTGTGTATTAGAGTCTAAAGCACCTCCAGAGCTTATATGCCAAGCCACCACATCTCCTGCCATTAATCTTAAAACTTTTCCAAAACAGATAGTATCAAGTATCGATTCTAAACCTAGCGAGTACACAATATTCATCCAAACATCACGAGCTTTATTCCAAGCTCCGGCAGTATTATTCCAGGTAGAAGAATCATTCCCTCTTTTTACCACCATCGTTTCTCTATTAATATCGTTCTCATTCCATAATTTTTTTAATAAAGTCGATATTTCCTCAATAGTAGTAGTCCATTTACCCAGTAACATTCCCTTTTCATTGTCAGTTAATTTATCGAGAACTCTTTTTACAGGATATACATACGATATCGTGTAGAAATTTGCAGTCTGATTATTTTTTAAAAAACCACTAACAGTAGCCTTTTTAAATAACATATCCGCAATCTCATCGTAAGGTTTCTGTTGTCCTGTGATCGTAAATTCACTCCTTAAATTACATCTAGATGTATAATACGCTATAAAACATGCTGAAAATTTGTCCTTGACAAAATCTTCTAACTCTATATGATGTACCAAACCATGTTTAGCAATTTTTTGAAATTCTGTTTTTTTAATTTCTTGTATAATCTTATTTAGTTTTTTCTCTAATCTTTTAAGATGGCGAAAAAGCTTATTATATCTCCTTTTTGAAATATCAAAACCTAATTCTAATCGTTCTTTTCTATTAAGCCTATCCGACATCAAATTATTTTGACCAAATTCTTTTCCAATGAGTTTAGACATTTGCTTAATGAAGATTTCAATCTCTTTAGGATCAACAAAATCAAAGTTATCGAAATCATAAGAAGCTTTAAAAACCTCAACCGCTTTTCTAATTTGTTTTTCCGCTCCAATAGGTTCTGAAAAACTTTCCAGCATTGAGGTATACTTCCAAAAACTTTTTACCAATGACTTTCCTGAAGCTTTTCTCAAAGTTTTCATTTCCGAACGATTTAAATCTTCATTTAGAATGACCTCTATCATTTCTGCTACATCCTCTGGTCTCTTCCTTTGATTTAATGTTCTATGTAAATTTTCTAAAGTCATTATCTTTTCATTTTTATTATAGCACAAATGTCTAAACATACTACGCGATTATTCTGCGTAGTATGTACTTTGATCAAATTTTAAAATTATTTAGATTTTAAGCTTCACTAAATATCATCTTAATGGTTGAATTTAAATGACTTTTTAAAACTTCTATTTTTCCCTCTTCTTGATATTCTGGTTTCAATTCTTTATTAGCTCCTTCTTGATTCAAATATTGATAAAAACCTATTAAGAAAAAGGATTGTAGAATTAAGTTATTATGAGTAATAAGTTCTTCCATATCTGATTTAAATTCTTTTGACTCAAGTTGTATCTTTTTTGAACTGTTTAAATGTTTAAAGAAAGGAGGAATTGGCTCTTTTAATGGATATCCATCTTTGTGCTTGACACAGTTGCATATCCAGTTTACCTTGTATGTTATAGGAAAATTATATATTGTTTTTCTTAATTCGATATCAAATTCTTTTTTCAAATAATCTTTGATTGGAATAAAATTGTTATCAAAATCTAATTCCTTAAAGAATTCATCCATTAATATAGGGAGTCTCTTGATATAACTTTCATATTTATGATATGCGCCTACATATCCTAATCGAATAGTTTCATAATAATTTTCATTTAACTCCTCTTCTGTGATATGAAAGTATTTTTTGTATTTGGAGTGTTTTATCTCTTTTTTTACTGCAATTGCTGATTTTTTAGATGCTGGAACATAATACTGCACAAATAATTTTTGATATGAATCAAATTCTGAAACTAACTTAACTACAAAATTAAAAAGTTTATTTCCTAAAGGATCAGTTTGGGTTAGCTCAAAATTTCTAATTTTAGAAAATTGTTCTACCAGATTTTCAAATAACTTATCAATTGAGTTTTCTTTTTTCATTCTCTGTTTTCCTTTTTATTTTGAATTATAAAATTCATTCCTAACTTTAGCTAATAACTCATTTACACGACTTAAGTATGGTCGTTCTATTAAATCAGACTTTTCATAAGAAATTTCTAAACTTTCCTTTAATTCCTCTGCTTTATTGACCAATTCATCATACTCAAAATCTCCATTTTTTATTCCTAATAAACAATCCCGATCTGGTCTTCTTACATTTACTGTACCTTCTTCTGCAATTTCTTTTGCCATATGTAGTAATCGAAATGTATGCATCATATTTTTGGTATCGTAATTTTTTCCATGTGCAACATTGTTATTATAGCGTTCTTCATTTCTTTTTTCTACCCAAATCCAGTATTCTTTATATTTTTTGCAATAGGAAGAGTATCCATCAACATTAAAATATAACATTGCAATTGGTTGTTCTGCTTTAGCAACAGAACTTAAACAAACTTCATTAGCATTATTTCTTGCTACCCCTTGGTATCCTTTTGCTGATCCATAAAAGAGATTATAACAATCTTTCATATGTGGAATTTTGACTAATCCACAATATTCAGCTTCAAGCTCTTTAATTTCTAGAAACTCTCTAAGTATAATAGATTGTTTTTCTGTTCTAACATAACAAAAATCTAAAACAGATTTTCTTTCTTTCTCTACAGGGTTTACAATCTTTTTATTAAGTCCTCTTGCTTTTTTGATCTGAGTATATGCATAATTCGCAAAGGTATTTTTACATAGTTTCGATAAAAAACACTCCATTTTTATCTGATCAAAAATTGGATCTTTGATTAGTACACAGTCTTCTGGCACGTTCAACAATTCGAGGATATTAGGATTGTTTTTTGATAATAACTCAATGAACTTTCTTAATTCATAATAAACAATATCATTTGTATCATTATTGATTTGTTCTACATACTCTAAAGAATAGAATTGTTCTTTTGGCACTATAAAAACACCTCGTATATCCGTATCTGATGAAGCGGTAGCAAGTCCATATGCTCTACTACCGCTAATACATTCAAAAATTATATTTCCCGAAGCCTTAAGTTCTTCTACAGTTTTCATCTTGTTAATTCTTTATATAAAAAGCTATCTACCCTTTCTGCATCTGGTTTGCCAGATGGCAGTGATTTCGCATACTTATTATTAACAGCTATTGTTTCCGAAACAAAACGTATTACTTTTTCATTCCTTGGGTGTAGATAACCTTCATCATTTTCTGATTTTATATGCATCAATGTTCTTATTTCGTTGGCCAGTTCATCAGATATTATAGGTAGCATTTCACTAAAAACTACTGGAGGCATTGTTTTTTGTTCTAGTATCCATTTGCCAGCCATTGAAGTTCTTAATGCATAAAACAAGCTCTTCAATTTCACTGTGTCACCTACTAATTTTTCTTCATATTTTTTGCTCATACTTAAATAATGGAACATACAAGCGATAGGAGAAAAGCATTCTAAAGCGATACTTCTTAGTTCTGAAACCAATAAATCTTCTCCCATATATAGTATTGGAGAGAATAAATGCTCTAAAGCAGGAACATTCGACTTTTTAAGTAACCGTAGGCTTTTACGGAGTTCCCAACCTACGGCATCAAAATCTCCATCCATGATATCTATAGTATCTTTTCTCTCAGATACGGAAAGATACCATTCTAAGGGTTTGGTATATAAAAAACGTACATCATAATCACTGTCTGGAGAAGCAAAGCCCCACGCTCTGCTTCCTGATTCACAAGCATAATTTATGTTAACATTATACTTTTCTTCTATATTTTTAAGTTTTGTTCTCATTTTTCTTTAATTACAATACAAAGATGAAGCTCTACTACGCAATCATTTTACGTAGCTGCTCTAACTAAATGTAATAGTGTATTTATTTTCTAAAATTGTATGTGCTATAACTATTCTATTTGCCAATGCAGCATTTTCAGTTTTAAAGAATATATCTTCAACTTTGGATAACACTATTTCCGATGATAGCCATTCTGATACCTTATTGTATTTTTTATCGCTTAGCTTAAAATTAAATCCATTCAGAACTCCTTCAACAATAAAAAGTGTAGATTTCAATGTTTCTGACTTTGACCATTCTGATAAAGCCATATCTAAATAACCATATTTTAATATAATATCCAGAACTCCATCAATTTGATAATCTGTCGTGTTTTTATCATTGATAATGCTATACCAAAGTACAGTGAAGTAATCTTCAATTGCATTTTGCTCTTCAATAGGCCAGGTTTCCCATTCTGAATAATTTAATTTCTCAAAATAGGTAAAATCAAACAAAAAATCGCTTTTAGGATACTGCATTAATTCTAAAATTCTTGGTAGGAAATGTTTATAATCTTCTATAGTACCAAAAGTAGAAATTGCAGATCTCGAAAAATGCCCTAATTCATTTTCTGATAATTGCTTTAACGGCTTCATAACGATTTCCCTGATTTCTTCATCAGTTACACAACAAGGACAACTATGATCTCTTAATTTGATTACATCCAGATGGTATTTACTAAAAACATTGTATAGATTGTCGATAGCTTTATCTAGTCTAGTTTTCATAATTATACTTTAGTTCTTTGTAAATAGGATCTTTTTCAATCATTTCCAGTAGTTTCTTTTTTGACTCAAACTTCTTTTTTCTAACATAACTTTCAGTATATCCAGTTAATTTTGCTATTTCTTTCATAGTTTTTCTCTCTATATAAAGCCTTAATATCATTTGATCTACATCATTAAGTTTCAAGAAATATTTTCGATATAAATCTTCTCGTTCTTTATACTCAATATTCTTTAGGACTACATCAATCATTTCATTACAATCATTATTTATGTTTTCACTAAACTTCAATCTACTTTTTTTACGTAATCTATTCCTCCACATATTTTTACAAACCCCATAGAAATATGAATTCAAAGAACACCTTAACTCTAAATTACCACTTGAAAGTTTTTGATAAACAAGTACTAATGCATCTTGAAATATATCTTCCACATCATCTTCATTTCCTTTGTTTTGAAGAATAAGTTTTCTTATGTACTGATAATTTTTTTTATAAAAGAACTTGATAATGGTTGTATCTCCCTTCACAATTCCTTCAACGATTTTGTAATCCTCATTGTTCACTAGTCCAAATTTTATAACATTTCTAACTAAGGGTCAAAAATCAAAAAGTATTACGCAGTATTTTTGCGTAGTAAAAAATAATCTCTATTTTTCCACAAAATTCTAGACATGGCATTAAACAAAAACGCATTAATTCGTTATAAAACTATTGATAAATGCTTACAGAATAATAATCACCAATGGACATTGGACAAATTAATCGAAGCTTGTTCTGATGCATTATATGAGTACGAAGGAAAAGATACTCATGTAAGTAAAAGAACTGTGCAACTAGATATACAAATGATGCGCAGTGATAAATTAGGTTACAATGCTCCTATAGTCGTTTATGATCGTAAATATTATAAATATGAAAGTCCTGATTTTTCGATTACTGATATCCCACTTACCGAAAATGATATGAGTGTGCTGAGCGAAACTGTAGAAATGTTAAAACAGTTTAAAGATTTTTCACTTTTCACAGAGTTAGGAGGTATCATACAACGTTTGGAAGATAAAGTCTATACAGAAAAAACCAAAAATAAGTCTATTATTCACATGGATAGGAATGAAAATCTTAAAGGTCTTCATTTCCTAGATGAACTCTATCAGGCAATTTTAAAGAAGGTGGTACTTAAACTTGATTATAAGTCATTCAAGGCTAAATCTGCTAACATCATTACATTTCATCCATACATATTAAAAGAATTTAATAATCGATGGTTTTTGATTGGAAAAAGGACTGGAGCAAGAGGAATTTCAAATCTGGCTTTAGATCGAATTATTAGCATTGATTATGATTTTAAGCTTTCATATTTTGAAGCTGATTTTGATCCCGATCAATTTTATAAAAATGTGATAGGTGTAACTGTTAATCAGGGAGAGCGCCCTACTCCAGTCAATATTTATATAAATGCATACAATGCGCCATATGTTATAACAAAACCATTACATCATTCCCAAATACTCCAACAGCAAAATGATGATGGTAGTATTATAATAAGTATCAAAGTGAAAATTAATTTTGAACTGGAACGGTTATTATTAGGCTTTGGGGAGAGTATTGAGATATTACAACCAGAGCGACTTCGTAAACGAATTGTTAAAAGGCTTAACGAGGCAAATGAATTATATCTGTAAGCTTTTATACTAGGAAATGAGTACTATATCTGAAGTTTACAGTATTTAAGAACTTATATTCTTTAAATAATTCACAAACTTAATTAATACCCTTTCTTTTCTACCTCTAAAAATAAGTAAACATATTTATTTACAACTTTTCGAGTTAGAAATAGACCGATCTAAATTCCTCATTTTACAGCAACTACAAATTCTTGATTTTCAGCTATCAGATATAAAAACTGTAAAAATGGGTACTTCGTTTAGGTACTTCAAAATGTGTTCCTATACACAAAAAAACACATAAACGCATTACAACCAAATAGTTGACACACTTACCTTCTAAAATAATGTATTTGAAACCTCCGGGAGAATCGCACGAAAGGTTCACTATTATTAAGAAAAAACAGGTAAAACATCACAAAAACAAAAAAAGCTAAAACATTTTAGATCAATGTTTTAGCCTTTGCTAGTAGCGGGAACAGGACTCGAACCTGTGACCTTCGGGTTATGAGCCCGACGAGCTGCCTACTGCTCTATCCCGCGATGTATATTATGTAAATCAGAAATCTGATTTGTAAATTTCATTTTATAAAGAACTGCCGATTATATCCTGTTCATATCTCATCTTGTAATCGGAGTGCAAATATACAACCATTTTTAGTTTAAACAATACTATTTTCACTAAAAAAATCAAAAATATTGTAATCCTCTTGCAATAAGCTATTTATCGTTATTGTTCGAGATTCAATGCTTCAAAAGATACTAATTCCTGATCCTCAAATCGTGGATGCAACTCCATAGGGTTACAACACACTTCACAGTCTTCAACATATACCTGATATGGTACAGAAGGATCCAGAAGCATCGATATTTCCTCCCAGCAATAGGGGCATTGAAAATGGTGTTCGAACATAAACTAAATATAATACCTCTTATTCTTTTGTGTAATCAAGAGTTCAATTTTAACAATTTTTATTAAAAAACCTCATAAAACCATCAAAAAGGTACTTATATAAGTGGGTGGTGGTACTTACTATAGTGGGGGTACCCTCTTCAACAAGTGGGTGTATCTTGTTGCTATACAACACATACCCACTTCTGAAGTCCCTGGGAGGTACTTCAAACAGAGGGCAGGCCAAGTAAAAAGAGAGGCAGCACCGAGCTCTGAGAGAGGACCATCCTCTGTTTGAAGTAGGGGGTCCCCACTTCTATAAGTGGGAGGGGGTACTTATCACGTACCCCCTCTCTATTAAAAATTCTTATTTTTTTAACATTAGAGAAGAGGTTATAACTTAATATTTGGATAAAAACACCTGCTATAGTATAATGACTAGACAAGAAAAACTTATATCTATAATTACTTCTCGATAGTCCTGCTGAGCTTGTCGAAGTGCAATTTTTCTTCAAAAAATTACTCGAAGTGACCTTAGTTTTTCGACAGGCTCAGAGTGACACGTTTTCGCATCACATTGCTTGTTATATCATTAGCTCGAAGGTAGCGTTAAAATTCTATATTAAGTAGTTGCCCCGTTAACTGTAATAGCTGAAGTTCTGCAATTTTAGCATCGTATTTTGCCGAATTCTTATTAGTCTCTGCCAAAATCAGATTGATCTGCGCCTGCCTGAATTCTATAGAAGTTATTTGTCCCAGTTTAAAACGCTCCTGAGAACGCTCAAAATTATTTTGATTCGTGATTACATTCTGCTGCTGAATCTCATACACACTCAAACGGTTTTCATAATTCCCCAGTGCATTGGCAATATCTCTATTTACTTCTTTCTCTATTTGACTTTTTATAATTTCCTGATTATCCAATGCGATTTTTGCATTTTTTACTCTGGTAATCGTATTTCCTCCGTCAAAGAGATTCCAGGTAAGACTTACTCCTGCTCCTAGTGTGTAAGTATCTGATACATTACCAGGGAAGAATGTCGATGGTGGATTTCGGCTTTCATTCCAACCATAAGATCCCGTTAATCCAATCGAAGGTAAGTACCCAGATTTACTCACTTTAATATCATAATTGCTAATTCGAATGTTACTTTCATTTTGCAAAAGTGTTATGTTATTCTCTGTCGATTTTGATAGGTACTCCTCTACCTCTAATTTTGGGATAAATTTTATAATGGTATCTACCTCAAATTCATACGCAAGGTCATTATCTAAAATCACATTCAGGTCTCTTTTTGTATTTACTAATTGTTGTCTTGTATTTAGTAAATTAATACTATCATTGGCAACATCAACTTCTGCATTAAGCACATTAAGTTTTGTATTCTGGCCATACTCAAACTGATACTTAGATCTTAGAATACGTTCTTTCGAAATACGAAGTGTTTCTTCGAGAATTTCTACATTTTCAGACAACCTGGCTACTTCATAGTATACAGAGAACAATTGCAAGATTGTATTTTCTATAGTCTCTCTGGCTTGTAGTTCTGTGAGGTTATATTGCTCTTTTAATCTTTTATAATTATAAAATCGCCCTAAACCATCAAATAACGTATAATTAAGGTTTAATCCTGCATTATACCGTTGTGTTTCGGCATCTTCGATCTTGATATCTGTTCGTGGTTCTCCCGTGTTCTGATCTATCGCTCCCTGAAAATTAGTATTCGATGTTGCCGATTGATAATTTGCTCCGGCATTACCGGTTAACGTAGGCAAGTATCCAGAATTGAGCACTCCTTTATTGTTTTTTGCTACTTCTATGTTATTGGTAGCGATCAATATTCCAAAGTTATTTTCTAAGGTGAGTCGTATGGCTTCCTGCTTTGTTAATTGCTGACTGGTTACATTTCCAGAAATCAAAAACAGAAAGAATACTAATTTTAGTATACCACTTCCTTTGCTATTGATGATGCTCTTCATTCTCTTCTTTTTGTTCTTTTATAGCGCGTTCTACTTCTTCTTTGGTAATCTTGTTTCCGGTAACTAACCACTTGGTTCCTACTTTCACATTATTACTAAATGATAAAAATAAAGGTAACAGCAATAGGGTTAATACGGTCGCAAAACCAATCCCATAGGCAATAGAAATGGCCATAGGTTTTAAAAATTGCGCTTGCCTGCTTTTTTCTAACAGTAATGGTGCTAATCCAGCAATAGTAGTAAGTGAGGTAAGAAAAATAGCTCGAAAACGTGATCTTCCTGCCTGATAAATTGACTCGTCAAAACTCAACCCCTCTCGAAGATTACTATTAAATTTCCCAATAAGTACCAAGCCATCATTAACCATAATCCCTATGAGAGCAATAATACCTAACATGGATAATATATTGATAGGAAAATTATGTGCCCAATGCCCTAAAGCTACTGCTGGTAAACTTAATGGAATAAGTAACAGGAGTAATAATGGTTGACTATAGCTTCTAAACGTAAATGCAATGGTTATATAAATCAATGCAAGTACGGTAAGCCCCACAGGTCGCAAAGATCCCAAAAGTTTACCTGCTTCTCTATTTTGCCCTTCATAAGATGGTGTTACCGTTGGATATTTAGAAATAATCTCTGGCATAGTCACCGTACGAATTTCTTGTAATATATCTGTCGCACTGGTAGTTTCTGCATCTTTTAAATCTGCAGAAATCTGTATTTCACGACGTCCTTCGAGATGATTAACTGCTACATCACCTCTTTCTATGCTATACGTTGCAATTTCATTAAGTGGTACTCGTTCTCCACTAATTGTAGTAATACGCATATCATCAAGATTAGATATCGAAGAACGATTATCCCGATCATATCGAACCCAAACTCTAATTTCATCCTGCCCACGTTGGAAACGTTGTGCCTGCACTCCGAAAAATCCTGCGCGAACCTGCGTCATAATATCCCGAAGATTTAACCCCAGTAAATATGCGTTTTCTTTTAATTCTATGCGAATCTCTTTAATTCCTGCAGGGTCATTATCTGTAACATCTTTCAGTAATGAATTATTAACTAATGCTCCTTTTAATTCAGCTTTAGCAGCTTTCAGCTCTGCTATATTATTCCCTAATAATGAAACTGAAACCGGTCTTCCCCCAAAATTACCTCCACTACCATACACAAGGCTTTCTACACCAGCTACTTCTCCCATTTTTTCACTTATAAGGTCTGTAACCATAGCCGATCCTACTGCATCTGGGCGCTCTTCTCCTGGTAGTAAATTAACAACTAGTGAAGCCGAAGACGATCCGGGACCTATATTGGTAATCACATTTTTGAATAATTTCTTACCTGTATATTCGGGTCCCTTTAGGTATTGCTCTGTTAGTTCTTCATTCGTTTCCCAAGCTTTTTCTGCTATCAAAGAGATGATACTATCTGTTATCTTTTCATTGGTTCCGTTGGGCATTGCCAGGTTAATTGATACTCGATCACTTGCTATCTGAGGAAAAAAAGAAGTTCGAACAATTCCTCCTCCTACAGTACCTATCGTTAGAAAAAGAAGGACAATAAAAAGCGAAAACGTAAAGAGTTTATTTTGCAATGAAAAGCGTAATGCCGGGCTATAGATTTTATCTCGTAACCATCGCATAATAGCATCTCCAAACGTATTGATATATCGTAATTTTGCAAATAGTTGTCCAATTCCTGTTTTAGGTTTTGAATCTTGTGGTTTAAGCGCTTTAGAATGTGCTAAATGGGCCGGTAGAATAATCAAAGCTTCGATCAGAGAAACTGTTAATGTGAGAATTACAACTACAGAAACCTCTCCAAAAAATTCTCCTATACGACCATCTAAAAACAGAAAAATACCAAAAGCAAGTATCGTAGTAATAATAGCCGAAATAATGGGCGGTATTACTTCCATAGTACCATCTATTGCTGCCTGCACCGGGGTTTTTCCTTTTTCGTAATGTTGATAAATATTTTCTGCTATTACAATACCATCATCTACCAGAATCCCAATTACGATGATCATTCCGAATAGGGATAATACATTTATAGTCACATCAAATGAGCCTGCAAAAATAAACATCCCCAAAAAGGCTACGGGAAGCCCAAAAGCTACCCAAAATGCTAAGCGTGTATTAAGAAATAAGGATAAAAAGGCGAGTACCAGCAACATTCCGATAATAGCATTTTCTGTTAGAAGTTCTGTACGTTGTACCAGTGTAATAGATCGGTCACTAATCACATTAAGTTGTACGTTGTTATACTTCTGATTAAATTCTGCTATGTACTCTTTTGCTTTTTCTGCTGAAGAAATAAGGTCTTCTGTATTGGTGCTTGTGATTTCGACATTAACCGCCAAATCTCCATTAAAATAGGTAGCATTAGCGGTTTCTGAAAAACGATCACGTATCTCTGCTATATCTTTAAGGCGTATCACACTTCCTGAAGCATCTGCACGTACGATCAGGTTAGAAAGCTCATTACCATAATACGAACGATTATTTGCTCTGATTAGATATTCTTCTGCATCTGTTTTTATGGTCCCTCCGGTAGTTAGAATATTGGCTCTACTTACTGCTTGCGCTACTTCACTAAAACTAAGGTTATATGCTAATAGATTTTTTTCATTTATGGCGATTTCAATTTCTTCTGCAGGATAACCACTCACAGAAATCTGAGAAATCCCTTCTATCCCGCGAAGATCATTTTCTACCTGTCTTGCAATCTCTTTAAGAGTAACCAATGGTATATTATCTCCGCTTATAGAAAAATTGATCGTCGGTCGAATTGCTTCTCGTTTTGCAACTACCAAGGGCTCCATACCCGTTGGAAATGAAGGTACTCGATCTACTGCATTTTTTACTTCTAACAGCATGAAATCGATGTTCTTTCCTTTTTCGATTTCAACATTTATAGTTCCATTATTTTCTCTCGAAGTTGAGGTTACCCGTTCTATCCCATCCAACCCTTTTAGGTTATCCTCTATCTTAAGCACAATCCCTTCTTCTACTTCTAATGGAGAAGCTCCTGGATATATAATATTTATAGTGATATTTTTGGAATCAATTAGTGGAAAAAATGAAGATTTTAAGGATAGTGCTCCTACAAT
Proteins encoded:
- a CDS encoding efflux RND transporter permease subunit, with the protein product MRKIIAFFIKYHVAVNVIVLAFFAFGIVGALSLKSSFFPLIDSKNITINIIYPGASPLEVEEGIVLKIEDNLKGLDGIERVTSTSRENNGTINVEIEKGKNIDFMLLEVKNAVDRVPSFPTGMEPLVVAKREAIRPTINFSISGDNIPLVTLKEIARQVENDLRGIEGISQISVSGYPAEEIEIAINEKNLLAYNLSFSEVAQAVSRANILTTGGTIKTDAEEYLIRANNRSYYGNELSNLIVRADASGSVIRLKDIAEIRDRFSETANATYFNGDLAVNVEITSTNTEDLISSAEKAKEYIAEFNQKYNNVQLNVISDRSITLVQRTELLTENAIIGMLLVLAFLSLFLNTRLAFWVAFGLPVAFLGMFIFAGSFDVTINVLSLFGMIIVIGILVDDGIVIAENIYQHYEKGKTPVQAAIDGTMEVIPPIISAIITTILAFGIFLFLDGRIGEFFGEVSVVVILTLTVSLIEALIILPAHLAHSKALKPQDSKPKTGIGQLFAKLRYINTFGDAIMRWLRDKIYSPALRFSLQNKLFTFSLFIVLLFLTIGTVGGGIVRTSFFPQIASDRVSINLAMPNGTNEKITDSIISLIAEKAWETNEELTEQYLKGPEYTGKKLFKNVITNIGPGSSSASLVVNLLPGEERPDAVGSAMVTDLISEKMGEVAGVESLVYGSGGNFGGRPVSVSLLGNNIAELKAAKAELKGALVNNSLLKDVTDNDPAGIKEIRIELKENAYLLGLNLRDIMTQVRAGFFGVQAQRFQRGQDEIRVWVRYDRDNRSSISNLDDMRITTISGERVPLNEIATYSIERGDVAVNHLEGRREIQISADLKDAETTSATDILQEIRTVTMPEIISKYPTVTPSYEGQNREAGKLLGSLRPVGLTVLALIYITIAFTFRSYSQPLLLLLLIPLSLPAVALGHWAHNFPINILSMLGIIALIGIMVNDGLVLIGKFNSNLREGLSFDESIYQAGRSRFRAIFLTSLTTIAGLAPLLLEKSRQAQFLKPMAISIAYGIGFATVLTLLLLPLFLSFSNNVKVGTKWLVTGNKITKEEVERAIKEQKEENEEHHQ
- a CDS encoding CPXCG motif-containing cysteine-rich protein, giving the protein MFEHHFQCPYCWEEISMLLDPSVPYQVYVEDCEVCCNPMELHPRFEDQELVSFEALNLEQ
- a CDS encoding YafY family protein; protein product: MALNKNALIRYKTIDKCLQNNNHQWTLDKLIEACSDALYEYEGKDTHVSKRTVQLDIQMMRSDKLGYNAPIVVYDRKYYKYESPDFSITDIPLTENDMSVLSETVEMLKQFKDFSLFTELGGIIQRLEDKVYTEKTKNKSIIHMDRNENLKGLHFLDELYQAILKKVVLKLDYKSFKAKSANIITFHPYILKEFNNRWFLIGKRTGARGISNLALDRIISIDYDFKLSYFEADFDPDQFYKNVIGVTVNQGERPTPVNIYINAYNAPYVITKPLHHSQILQQQNDDGSIIISIKVKINFELERLLLGFGESIEILQPERLRKRIVKRLNEANELYL
- a CDS encoding DNA polymerase beta superfamily protein, with the protein product MKTVEELKASGNIIFECISGSRAYGLATASSDTDIRGVFIVPKEQFYSLEYVEQINNDTNDIVYYELRKFIELLSKNNPNILELLNVPEDCVLIKDPIFDQIKMECFLSKLCKNTFANYAYTQIKKARGLNKKIVNPVEKERKSVLDFCYVRTEKQSIILREFLEIKELEAEYCGLVKIPHMKDCYNLFYGSAKGYQGVARNNANEVCLSSVAKAEQPIAMLYFNVDGYSSYCKKYKEYWIWVEKRNEERYNNNVAHGKNYDTKNMMHTFRLLHMAKEIAEEGTVNVRRPDRDCLLGIKNGDFEYDELVNKAEELKESLEISYEKSDLIERPYLSRVNELLAKVRNEFYNSK
- a CDS encoding RNA polymerase sigma factor, whose amino-acid sequence is MNNEDYKIVEGIVKGDTTIIKFFYKKNYQYIRKLILQNKGNEDDVEDIFQDALVLVYQKLSSGNLELRCSLNSYFYGVCKNMWRNRLRKKSRLKFSENINNDCNEMIDVVLKNIEYKEREDLYRKYFLKLNDVDQMILRLYIERKTMKEIAKLTGYTESYVRKKKFESKKKLLEMIEKDPIYKELKYNYEN
- a CDS encoding TolC family protein; this translates as MKSIINSKGSGILKLVFFLFLISGNVTSQQLTKQEAIRLTLENNFGILIATNNIEVAKNNKGVLNSGYLPTLTGNAGANYQSATSNTNFQGAIDQNTGEPRTDIKIEDAETQRYNAGLNLNYTLFDGLGRFYNYKRLKEQYNLTELQARETIENTILQLFSVYYEVARLSENVEILEETLRISKERILRSKYQFEYGQNTKLNVLNAEVDVANDSINLLNTRQQLVNTKRDLNVILDNDLAYEFEVDTIIKFIPKLEVEEYLSKSTENNITLLQNESNIRISNYDIKVSKSGYLPSIGLTGSYGWNESRNPPSTFFPGNVSDTYTLGAGVSLTWNLFDGGNTITRVKNAKIALDNQEIIKSQIEKEVNRDIANALGNYENRLSVYEIQQQNVITNQNNFERSQERFKLGQITSIEFRQAQINLILAETNKNSAKYDAKIAELQLLQLTGQLLNIEF
- a CDS encoding nucleotidyltransferase domain-containing protein; its protein translation is MRTKLKNIEEKYNVNINYACESGSRAWGFASPDSDYDVRFLYTKPLEWYLSVSERKDTIDIMDGDFDAVGWELRKSLRLLKKSNVPALEHLFSPILYMGEDLLVSELRSIALECFSPIACMFHYLSMSKKYEEKLVGDTVKLKSLFYALRTSMAGKWILEQKTMPPVVFSEMLPIISDELANEIRTLMHIKSENDEGYLHPRNEKVIRFVSETIAVNNKYAKSLPSGKPDAERVDSFLYKELTR